CACGATTCGGCATTACAAAAAAGATTTCAGCAATCTGACCGTTGCCATCGTCGGCGATGTCTTGCACAGCCGCGTGGCGCGCTCCGACATCCATGCCTTGACCACCATCGGTGTGCCGGAAGTGCGCGTGATTGCCCCGCGCACTCTGGTCCCGGGCGGTTTGGAACAGATGGGCGTGCGCGTGTTTTCGGATATGAATGAAGGTTTGAAGGGCGTCGACGTGATCATCATGTTACGCCTGCAAAATGAGCGTATGAGCGGGGCCTTGCTGCCGTCGGCGCAGGAATATTTCAAAAGCTACGGCCTCACGCCGGAACGTTTGGCACTGGCCCATCCGGATGCGATTGTCATGCACCCGGGGCCGATGAACCGCGGCGTGGAAATTGATTCAGCCGTGGCGGATGGTCCGCAAGCGGTGATTTTGCCACAAGTGACTTTCGGCATTGCGGTACGCATGGCCGTCATGAGTATCGTGGCCGGCAATAGCGGCGGCGAGGCCTGAGGATACAGACATGCAAATACAAATAAAAAATGGCCGTGTGATTGATACGGCCAATGCCATCGATGGTCTGCATGACGTCTTCATCCGCGCCGGCCAGATCGCTGCAATCGGTGTGGCGCCGGCCGGTTTCGTGGCCGACCGCATTATCGATGCGACCGGCTTAG
The sequence above is drawn from the Undibacterium sp. CCC3.4 genome and encodes:
- a CDS encoding aspartate carbamoyltransferase catalytic subunit, with protein sequence MHNPQLNKHGELQHLLTIEGLPKSIIHHILDTASSFVSVSDREVKKLPLLRGKSVFNLFFENSTRTRTTFEIASKRLSADVINLNIAASSASKGESLLDTIDNLAAMHADMFVVRHATSGAPFLIAKHLNDTRQHHVHVVNAGDGRHAHPTQGLLDMYTIRHYKKDFSNLTVAIVGDVLHSRVARSDIHALTTIGVPEVRVIAPRTLVPGGLEQMGVRVFSDMNEGLKGVDVIIMLRLQNERMSGALLPSAQEYFKSYGLTPERLALAHPDAIVMHPGPMNRGVEIDSAVADGPQAVILPQVTFGIAVRMAVMSIVAGNSGGEA